Proteins encoded in a region of the Shewanella polaris genome:
- the fghA gene encoding S-formylglutathione hydrolase has translation MTIESISSTKAFGGWHKQYSHQSSALNCTMRFAIYLPPQAESQKVPVLYWLSGLTCTDENFMQKAGAQRIAAELGMAIVAPDTSPRGENVADDADGTYDFGLGAGFYLNATKPPFSQHYQMYDYVVNELPALIEAHFPVTEQRSISGHSMGGHGALTIGLKNPHKYNSLSAFSPICHPMDCPWGIKAFRGYLGDDQQQWKQYDSCELMANSQQFVPALVDQGSNDNFLNEQLKPQDLVKIAKDKGYPLELRMQPGYDHSYYFIATFIEDHLRFHAKYLSLS, from the coding sequence ATGACCATTGAAAGTATCAGCAGTACCAAAGCATTTGGTGGTTGGCATAAACAATATAGTCATCAATCAAGTGCACTTAATTGCACCATGCGATTTGCTATTTACTTACCACCACAAGCCGAAAGCCAAAAAGTACCGGTTTTATATTGGTTGTCAGGGCTTACCTGTACTGATGAAAACTTTATGCAAAAAGCAGGTGCACAGCGAATAGCAGCAGAGCTAGGCATGGCTATTGTCGCACCCGATACCAGCCCACGAGGTGAAAATGTCGCAGATGATGCTGACGGCACTTATGACTTTGGTTTAGGTGCAGGCTTTTATCTAAATGCCACTAAACCACCATTTAGTCAGCATTACCAAATGTATGATTACGTGGTAAACGAATTGCCAGCATTAATTGAAGCCCATTTCCCAGTAACAGAGCAACGCAGTATTAGCGGTCATTCAATGGGTGGACATGGCGCGTTAACTATCGGATTAAAAAATCCGCACAAATATAACAGTTTGTCAGCATTTAGTCCTATTTGTCACCCAATGGACTGTCCATGGGGCATCAAAGCATTCCGCGGTTACTTAGGTGATGACCAGCAACAATGGAAACAATACGATAGCTGCGAGTTAATGGCCAATAGCCAACAATTTGTGCCCGCGCTGGTGGACCAAGGCAGTAATGACAATTTTTTGAATGAGCAATTAAAGCCACAAGACTTAGTTAAAATAGCAAAAGACAAAGGTTATCCGCTTGAGCTAAGAATGCAGCCTGGTTATGACCACAGCTATTATTTTATCGCGACATTTATTGAAGACCATTTGCGTTTTCATGCAAAGTATTTGTCATTAAGTTAG